The following proteins are encoded in a genomic region of Candidatus Hydrogenedentota bacterium:
- the argH gene encoding argininosuccinate lyase yields MAKLWGGRFEGKTDALVEQLGQSVSFDSRLAPWDIRGSIAHARMLGDCGIISKADAKKIIAGLKAVAEDIAEGKFVFDAAMEDVHTNIESALVARIGDAGKRLHTARSRNDQIATDVRMWARDQVDAIRGQLRCLQAALVTFAEAHIDVIVPGCTHLQHAQPVLLAHHYLAYFEMFQRDWERFGELRKRVNVMPLGSAALAGVPYPINRHQVAKELGFDNISANSMDAVSDRDYLIEFCSASALVMMHLSRLCEELILWSTPEYGFIEIGDAFTTGSSIMPQKKNPDVAELVRGKTGRVYGDLTALLTLMKGLPMTYNRDLQEDKEPVFDASDTVQLCLSVTAAMLPSIQVNRDAMSEAVLEGFMEATDLADYLVGKGVPFREAHSTIGRIVVYSVRNGKRLGDLTIDEYRQFSPSFSADVHRALSAAAIVAKRNQPGGTAPKQVKAAISRARKVLSH; encoded by the coding sequence ATGGCCAAACTCTGGGGCGGAAGATTCGAGGGAAAAACCGACGCATTGGTCGAGCAACTTGGCCAATCGGTGTCGTTCGATTCCCGGTTGGCGCCGTGGGACATTCGCGGCAGCATCGCTCACGCGCGCATGCTGGGCGATTGCGGCATCATCTCGAAGGCCGACGCCAAGAAGATCATCGCGGGACTGAAAGCCGTTGCCGAGGACATTGCCGAGGGCAAGTTTGTCTTCGACGCGGCTATGGAAGATGTCCACACGAATATTGAATCGGCGTTGGTGGCACGGATCGGAGATGCGGGCAAACGCCTGCACACGGCGCGCAGCCGAAACGATCAGATTGCCACGGACGTGCGGATGTGGGCACGCGATCAGGTGGATGCGATTCGAGGACAATTGCGCTGTCTACAGGCCGCTTTGGTCACGTTCGCGGAAGCGCACATCGACGTGATAGTGCCGGGGTGCACACACCTGCAGCACGCGCAGCCGGTCCTTCTGGCCCATCATTATCTCGCGTATTTCGAGATGTTCCAGCGCGACTGGGAACGCTTTGGAGAACTGCGCAAGAGGGTGAATGTCATGCCGCTGGGTTCGGCCGCTCTTGCAGGGGTTCCCTACCCCATCAACCGGCACCAGGTGGCCAAGGAACTTGGCTTCGACAACATTTCCGCGAATAGCATGGATGCAGTCTCTGACCGCGACTACTTGATCGAGTTTTGCTCGGCGTCGGCGCTGGTCATGATGCATCTGTCGCGTCTGTGCGAAGAGTTGATTCTGTGGTCTACCCCCGAATACGGTTTCATTGAAATTGGCGATGCGTTCACGACGGGGTCGAGCATCATGCCCCAGAAGAAGAACCCCGATGTCGCGGAGCTTGTGAGGGGCAAGACGGGCCGCGTGTACGGCGATTTGACGGCGCTTCTTACCCTGATGAAAGGGTTGCCGATGACGTATAATCGGGACCTGCAGGAAGACAAGGAGCCCGTGTTTGACGCTTCGGACACTGTGCAGCTTTGCCTTTCGGTCACTGCGGCTATGTTGCCGTCGATTCAGGTTAACCGTGACGCCATGTCTGAAGCCGTGCTTGAGGGCTTCATGGAGGCGACCGACCTTGCCGATTACCTTGTGGGCAAGGGAGTACCATTCCGCGAGGCCCACTCGACCATTGGGCGCATCGTTGTGTATAGTGTGCGAAATGGCAAGAGATTAGGTGATTTGACGATTGACGAGTATCGGCAATTCTCGCCTAGCTTCTCTGCCGATGTTCATCGCGCACTGAGCGCAGCGGCAATTGTTGCCAAGCGGAACCAGCCAGGTGGAACCGCACCGAAACAAGTGAAGGCGGCAATTTCGCGAGCACGCAAGGTCTTGTCTCATTAG
- a CDS encoding argininosuccinate synthase has product MAASVKKIVLAYSGGLDTSVILKWLQETYKADIVAFIADIGQGEEVEEARAKALRTGACAAYALDLREEFVRDFVFPTMQANAYYEGNYMLGTSVARPLIAKAQIDVLRKEKADAVSHGATGKGNDQVRFELTFYALEPNVTIIAPWRDWDLNSRTALIEYAKKHDIPVPVTAKKPYSSDRNLLHISFEGGILEDPWSEPPDDMFILSVDPGKAPDKPTYVEVEFEEGLPVAVDGKRLSPAALLARLNALGGANGVGRVDMVENRFVGMKSRGVYETPGGTILYAAHRAVESITMDREVMLLRDQMSPKFAQLVYNGFWYSPEMAALNAFVKKSQENVTGTARVKLYKGNCIVVGRKAEKTLYDPKISTFEEDEGAYQQSDAGAFIRLNALRLRVRNRAGFDL; this is encoded by the coding sequence ATGGCAGCATCGGTTAAGAAGATCGTTCTCGCGTATTCGGGTGGATTGGACACTTCGGTGATTTTGAAGTGGCTCCAGGAAACCTACAAAGCCGACATCGTCGCATTTATTGCCGATATCGGCCAGGGTGAGGAAGTCGAGGAAGCACGCGCCAAAGCCCTTCGCACCGGCGCATGCGCCGCATATGCCCTGGATCTGCGCGAGGAGTTTGTACGCGATTTCGTCTTCCCGACGATGCAGGCGAATGCCTATTACGAAGGCAACTACATGCTCGGTACGAGCGTGGCGCGGCCGCTTATCGCAAAGGCGCAAATCGATGTGCTCCGCAAAGAAAAGGCCGACGCGGTTTCGCATGGAGCGACCGGCAAGGGCAACGATCAAGTCCGGTTCGAACTGACGTTCTACGCGCTCGAGCCCAACGTGACCATCATCGCCCCGTGGCGCGACTGGGATTTGAACAGCCGTACCGCGCTTATCGAGTACGCGAAGAAGCACGACATCCCGGTGCCGGTTACGGCAAAAAAGCCGTATTCATCGGACCGCAACTTGCTGCACATTTCGTTCGAAGGCGGCATTTTGGAGGATCCTTGGTCGGAGCCGCCCGATGACATGTTCATCTTGAGCGTTGACCCGGGCAAGGCTCCCGACAAGCCCACCTATGTCGAGGTAGAGTTCGAGGAAGGCCTGCCCGTTGCAGTGGACGGGAAGCGCCTGTCGCCGGCGGCACTCCTGGCGCGCCTCAATGCACTGGGCGGCGCGAACGGTGTTGGCCGCGTCGATATGGTCGAGAATCGTTTCGTGGGAATGAAGTCGCGCGGCGTGTACGAAACGCCGGGCGGTACCATTCTGTATGCGGCCCACCGCGCCGTGGAATCGATTACGATGGACCGCGAAGTGATGTTGTTGCGCGATCAGATGTCGCCGAAGTTCGCGCAGCTTGTCTACAACGGTTTCTGGTATTCGCCGGAAATGGCTGCATTGAACGCGTTCGTGAAGAAGTCGCAGGAGAATGTGACGGGAACGGCGCGCGTTAAGCTCTACAAGGGTAATTGCATCGTGGTCGGACGCAAGGCGGAAAAGACGCTCTACGATCCGAAGATTTCGACGTTTGAAGAGGACGAGGGTGCGTATCAGCAGAGCGATGCGGGCGCGTTTATTCGTTTGAACGCTTTGCGCCTTCGCGTGCGCAATCGCGCCGGTTTTGACCTGTAG
- the argF gene encoding ornithine carbamoyltransferase, translated as MYMDFITLAELTAGDILELLEMADRLKRTLKQGKPHRLLEGQTVAMIFEKPSLRTRVTFETGMFQLGGHALVLESGQIKLGERESVPDVARNLDRWVDGIVARTYRHEAVEDLAKYAGVPVINALTDKLHPCQVIADAQALREHKGDLGELKLAFVGDGNNVAASWLNFAAHIPINFTLVCPPGYEADPEIVAFAKAHAKGEICITHSIEDGVRGADAVYTDVWASMGQERESEKRAKTFAPYQVNAKLMSLAKPGAVFMHCLPAKRGQEVTDEVMDGPQSIVFDEAENRLHAQKAIMVTLMQKGEDGLNRKRRARIGK; from the coding sequence ATGTACATGGATTTCATCACCCTCGCGGAACTGACAGCCGGCGACATCCTCGAACTGCTCGAAATGGCCGACCGGTTGAAAAGAACGCTCAAACAAGGCAAGCCTCACCGGCTTCTGGAAGGCCAGACCGTGGCCATGATTTTTGAAAAGCCGAGTCTGCGCACGCGAGTAACGTTCGAGACGGGCATGTTCCAGCTTGGCGGCCACGCGCTTGTGCTTGAGTCGGGGCAGATTAAGCTGGGAGAGCGCGAATCCGTGCCCGATGTCGCCCGGAATCTCGACCGCTGGGTGGATGGAATCGTTGCGCGGACCTATAGACATGAAGCGGTTGAAGATCTGGCAAAATACGCTGGAGTTCCGGTCATCAACGCATTGACCGACAAGTTGCATCCGTGCCAGGTGATTGCGGATGCACAGGCTTTGCGTGAGCATAAGGGAGACCTTGGCGAGTTGAAGCTGGCGTTCGTGGGCGACGGCAATAATGTTGCGGCATCCTGGCTCAATTTTGCGGCGCACATTCCCATCAACTTCACGCTGGTTTGCCCGCCCGGATACGAGGCAGACCCGGAAATTGTGGCCTTCGCAAAGGCACACGCCAAGGGCGAGATTTGCATCACGCACAGTATTGAGGATGGCGTGCGGGGAGCGGACGCGGTGTACACCGATGTGTGGGCCAGCATGGGTCAGGAGCGGGAGAGCGAGAAGAGGGCCAAGACGTTCGCCCCGTATCAAGTGAATGCCAAGCTCATGTCGCTCGCCAAACCTGGAGCGGTGTTCATGCACTGTCTTCCCGCCAAGCGCGGTCAGGAAGTGACTGACGAGGTGATGGACGGCCCGCAGTCCATCGTCTTTGACGAGGCGGAGAACAGGCTGCACGCGCAGAAGGCGATAATGGTCACACTGATGCAGAAGGGCGAGGATGGCCTGAACCGCAAGCGGCGGGCGCGAATCGGGAAGTAA
- a CDS encoding aspartate aminotransferase family protein, which produces MTTSEIKTLNEQHVINTYGSRSIAFVRGEGVTLWDAEGKEYLDFFAGIAVTGLGHCHPKVTEALCMQAKTLVHVSNLYYIEPQVKLAALLCQHSFADKWFFSNCGAGAMEAAMKLVRRYWSQQGTPKPEFVTMLNSFHGRTFGAISATGQPKYQEGFEPLLPGIKHVPFNDIASLRKAVSPQTGAVIVEPIQGEGGVRTPSDSYLKQVRELCNERGALLIFDEVQTGVGRTGKFFAHEHYGVTPDIIVVAKGLGNGVPIGAMGCTEKVASGFSVGSHASTFGGNPLCTAAALATVEVILEPGFLDGVVKIGEYFVNKLSALAKKHSGIVDVRGKGLLVGVEMKSPVAPVVQKMLDAGIVCGPAGPNVLRFAPPLIITQAHVDRVVATLDKAIGEV; this is translated from the coding sequence ATGACTACCAGCGAAATCAAGACGCTCAATGAGCAGCACGTAATCAACACGTACGGTTCGCGGAGCATTGCATTCGTCCGCGGTGAAGGCGTGACGCTCTGGGATGCCGAAGGCAAAGAATACCTCGATTTCTTCGCGGGAATCGCCGTGACCGGGTTGGGCCACTGCCACCCGAAGGTGACGGAGGCCTTGTGCATGCAGGCGAAGACTCTGGTGCACGTGTCCAACCTCTACTACATCGAGCCGCAAGTCAAACTTGCGGCTTTGTTGTGTCAGCACAGTTTCGCGGACAAGTGGTTTTTCTCGAATTGCGGCGCGGGTGCGATGGAAGCGGCCATGAAGCTGGTCCGGCGGTACTGGTCACAGCAGGGAACACCGAAGCCCGAGTTTGTGACAATGCTGAATTCGTTCCACGGACGGACGTTCGGAGCGATATCGGCGACCGGGCAACCCAAGTATCAGGAAGGGTTTGAACCTCTCTTGCCGGGCATCAAGCATGTCCCGTTCAACGACATCGCTTCGTTGCGCAAGGCCGTGTCGCCTCAGACGGGCGCGGTGATTGTGGAACCCATTCAAGGAGAAGGCGGCGTACGGACGCCGTCGGACAGTTATCTGAAGCAGGTGCGGGAACTCTGCAATGAGCGTGGGGCGTTGCTGATCTTCGATGAAGTGCAGACCGGCGTTGGGCGTACAGGCAAGTTCTTTGCGCATGAACATTATGGCGTGACTCCCGACATCATTGTGGTGGCCAAGGGCCTTGGCAACGGTGTTCCGATCGGCGCGATGGGCTGCACCGAGAAGGTAGCCTCGGGATTCAGTGTTGGTTCTCATGCATCCACTTTTGGCGGGAATCCGCTGTGTACGGCGGCGGCATTGGCAACGGTGGAAGTCATCCTTGAACCGGGCTTCCTGGACGGGGTCGTGAAAATCGGCGAGTACTTCGTGAACAAATTGAGTGCGTTGGCGAAGAAGCACTCCGGCATCGTCGATGTACGGGGAAAAGGTCTCCTCGTTGGCGTTGAAATGAAGTCCCCGGTGGCGCCAGTAGTGCAGAAGATGCTCGATGCGGGCATTGTGTGCGGGCCAGCGGGACCCAATGTCCTTCGCTTCGCGCCGCCGCTTATCATCACCCAAGCGCACGTGGACCGGGTTGTGGCAACCTTGGATAAGGCGATCGGAGAAGTCTGA
- a CDS encoding zinc ribbon domain-containing protein translates to MPTYTYQCKKCEAVQDVFHSMSESPRVKCDSCGSTRTTRLLGTGAGILFKGSGFYETDYKKSGNGKNGGASESKSEGKSETKAESKSESKPAKSDSGKSASAKGKDN, encoded by the coding sequence ATGCCAACGTATACGTATCAGTGTAAGAAGTGTGAGGCGGTGCAGGACGTTTTTCACTCGATGTCCGAGTCCCCTCGCGTAAAGTGCGATTCTTGCGGAAGCACTCGAACAACGCGATTGCTCGGTACGGGCGCGGGGATTCTGTTTAAGGGCTCGGGATTCTACGAAACGGACTATAAGAAGAGCGGCAACGGCAAGAACGGAGGCGCCTCCGAGAGCAAATCGGAGGGCAAGTCCGAGACCAAGGCGGAATCCAAGTCCGAATCGAAGCCGGCAAAGAGCGATTCCGGCAAGAGCGCTTCCGCCAAGGGCAAGGACAACTAA
- a CDS encoding heparinase II/III family protein yields MHRFKSIVAVGLVAALSTAFAQEDLADFAKSNSERIKALFDSIDLQKPELASVQAAAVKQDWGKACASLVEYYQNTANPAFPSLLPKPQVDAAAIAKADAVLNDTFTFYDLTDKVPRRPEGGLDWNHTGPNSDKEWAWALNRHFHLDWLLDAYLTTGDAKYAAAWDAQVRDWILQNPFAEPEKNPLVWRGLETHFRVRAWARGFYALQHEPAFSPETRILLLSSIPDHARYLRNFHKQTSNWIAMELYGLAVAGVAWPEFRDAAAWVDYSVGRLTKELDAQVYPDGAQMELTTSYHRVTLSNFQSISDLLQRAGRPVPGQFRDTIERMWDYLAYTLDPTGYSPLNNDSDSAQNAQRIDEAARSFNRPDWTYIATNGNAGECPKDPPSRGFPWAGQLVMRSGWQKDADWAFFDVGPAGIGHRHADKLHLSVVSHGRDVLVDSGRYTYVGGDWRRYFVGTASHNTLLVDGKGQVDKPYSVTEPLDQQIVIAPEYDLGYGIYDSGYAGLEGTATHERLVYYKRGQYWIVLDRINTDRPRSITALWHFHPDCTVALGNLTAASTNDGAGNVRVVPSEGVDWSVLVVSGQEQPVIQGWWSREYNHKVASPTAVYKKAMDTSATFAWLIVPSEGVPPDAKIRIKSVGDWVDCRVKIGQTRDRVRLLFSDEPRKN; encoded by the coding sequence ATGCATCGTTTCAAATCAATCGTCGCCGTTGGGTTGGTTGCCGCACTGTCAACGGCGTTCGCACAGGAAGACCTCGCCGATTTTGCCAAATCCAATTCCGAACGGATTAAGGCGCTGTTCGATTCGATTGATCTTCAGAAACCGGAATTGGCGAGTGTGCAAGCTGCGGCAGTCAAGCAGGATTGGGGCAAGGCATGTGCGTCGCTCGTGGAGTACTACCAAAACACCGCGAACCCGGCATTCCCGTCGTTACTTCCCAAACCTCAAGTGGATGCCGCCGCGATAGCGAAGGCGGATGCCGTGCTGAATGATACGTTTACGTTCTATGACCTGACAGACAAGGTGCCGCGTCGACCTGAAGGCGGACTTGATTGGAACCACACTGGGCCCAACAGCGACAAGGAGTGGGCTTGGGCACTGAACCGGCATTTTCACCTCGATTGGCTATTGGACGCCTACCTGACGACTGGAGACGCCAAGTACGCGGCCGCATGGGACGCTCAAGTGCGGGACTGGATTCTTCAGAATCCGTTTGCCGAGCCGGAGAAGAACCCTTTGGTTTGGAGAGGATTGGAGACTCATTTCCGGGTTCGTGCGTGGGCACGGGGCTTCTATGCGCTGCAGCATGAACCTGCTTTTTCTCCGGAAACGCGGATATTGCTGCTATCCAGTATCCCCGACCATGCCCGTTACCTTCGCAACTTCCACAAGCAGACGAGCAATTGGATTGCCATGGAATTGTATGGTCTCGCAGTGGCTGGGGTGGCGTGGCCGGAGTTTCGTGACGCGGCAGCGTGGGTCGATTACAGCGTGGGCCGTTTGACGAAGGAATTGGATGCCCAGGTGTATCCCGACGGCGCTCAAATGGAACTGACGACGTCGTACCACCGGGTCACCCTGTCGAACTTCCAGTCAATCTCGGATTTGCTCCAGCGGGCAGGACGACCCGTGCCCGGTCAGTTTCGCGACACCATCGAGCGCATGTGGGATTATCTTGCTTACACGTTGGATCCAACCGGCTATTCGCCGCTGAACAACGATTCCGACTCTGCGCAGAATGCTCAGCGGATCGATGAGGCCGCAAGGAGTTTCAATCGGCCGGACTGGACGTATATCGCAACCAATGGCAATGCGGGCGAGTGTCCCAAGGACCCGCCGTCTCGGGGATTTCCTTGGGCGGGTCAGTTGGTCATGCGAAGCGGCTGGCAGAAAGACGCAGACTGGGCGTTCTTTGATGTTGGACCAGCGGGCATCGGGCATAGGCACGCAGACAAGCTTCACCTTTCGGTCGTTTCCCATGGAAGGGACGTCCTGGTGGATTCGGGACGCTACACCTACGTAGGCGGGGACTGGAGACGGTACTTTGTGGGAACGGCCAGCCACAACACGCTTCTTGTTGATGGCAAGGGGCAAGTTGACAAGCCCTATTCCGTGACAGAGCCGCTGGACCAGCAGATTGTGATCGCTCCCGAATACGACCTCGGATATGGCATATACGATAGCGGCTACGCCGGCCTGGAAGGCACCGCCACGCACGAGCGGCTTGTGTACTACAAACGAGGTCAGTATTGGATCGTTCTGGACCGCATAAATACGGACCGCCCACGCTCCATCACGGCGCTTTGGCACTTCCACCCCGATTGTACGGTCGCGCTCGGCAATCTGACTGCCGCAAGCACCAATGACGGAGCCGGAAACGTCCGGGTAGTCCCCTCTGAGGGAGTAGATTGGAGCGTCTTGGTGGTGTCAGGACAAGAGCAGCCAGTCATCCAGGGGTGGTGGAGCCGTGAGTACAACCACAAGGTCGCTTCACCCACGGCCGTGTACAAGAAGGCAATGGATACCTCGGCTACGTTTGCGTGGCTCATCGTTCCGTCCGAGGGCGTACCGCCCGACGCGAAGATTCGCATCAAGTCAGTAGGAGACTGGGTGGACTGCCGGGTCAAGATTGGGCAAACTCGCGATCGGGTGCGACTGCTCTTCTCGGACGAGCCTCGGAAGAACTAG